In Lapillicoccus jejuensis, the DNA window CATCTAAGCCAAGGAAGGGACGAAGACGGAGACTTCGAACGAAGGTTCTTGGTTCGAGACTGCTACCTGAACCCTCATCGTTTCGCTCGGTATCGCGCCCAATTCGTTGCCGCAGGCTTCCGCGTCATCGATTGCCCCTCCCTGACGCAGCGAGGCAAGTCGGCCGCCGACACGCACATCGTGATCGACGTGGTCGACGCCCTTTCCCATGTAACTCGCTACGACGAGTTCGTGATCTGCTCCGCCGATGCGGACTTCAGCCCACTCATGACCAAATTGCGCCGACACAATCGCAGAACACTCATGATCGCCGCTGGAAATGCTGCGCCGGCGTACCAAGCCGTCTGTGACGCCACGATGGGCGGGATGGAGCTCGTCACGGCTTTCTCGGACGACGACGAGGCACAGGATGACCTCGTCGACACGATCGACCGACTGTCGGTGACCGAGGATGAGTCCGATCGGGCAGTGGCCGCTATCCGCGAACGAGTTGCCGCGAGTGACGGCTCCGTTCCTGGATCGTCAGCCGCGGCCGCCGCATTGCGGGAGGTGCCGCACATCGCCGCGTCCGGATGGGCGGGGACTGGTGGGTTCGGCCCCTTCGTGCGACAACTCCTGCCTGAGTTGGAGTACCGCTCAACGGATAGTGGCGGTCTGGTGCTTGACCCGTCGCGGGAGGCATCCACGCCCTCCCAAGATGCCGACACTCCCGATGAGGTGCGATCACGGGTGGCGCGGGTGACCAAGGCGCCCCTGCTGACGTCCCAGCAGTATGCGGTCCTGTTCGACGGACTTGCCCAGGTTGCCAAGGTGCAGCCAAGGTTGGGGCGGATCGGTTTCGACGTGCGCGAATTGACCGCTGACTCAATTGCCCCGGTCCCGCGCACCTCGGTGAACTTCGTCGTGACCGGCCTCGTGTATGCCGGCGCCGACCCTCGGACAGTCGGTCTGGACGCGCGCGGACTAGCCGAACGTTGGTACGAATGCGTGCTCTATCGGTGCGAACAGGCCGGGCTCGAACTGACTGACGAGGAGCGAGGCGACGTTCAGGACTGGATTTTGAGCGACCTACCCCCA includes these proteins:
- a CDS encoding NYN domain-containing protein; translated protein: MDFDNVYIGLAQLDEATAEAFANDPGRLLRHLSQGRDEDGDFERRFLVRDCYLNPHRFARYRAQFVAAGFRVIDCPSLTQRGKSAADTHIVIDVVDALSHVTRYDEFVICSADADFSPLMTKLRRHNRRTLMIAAGNAAPAYQAVCDATMGGMELVTAFSDDDEAQDDLVDTIDRLSVTEDESDRAVAAIRERVAASDGSVPGSSAAAAALREVPHIAASGWAGTGGFGPFVRQLLPELEYRSTDSGGLVLDPSREASTPSQDADTPDEVRSRVARVTKAPLLTSQQYAVLFDGLAQVAKVQPRLGRIGFDVRELTADSIAPVPRTSVNFVVTGLVYAGADPRTVGLDARGLAERWYECVLYRCEQAGLELTDEERGDVQDWILSDLPPAERPQ